A stretch of the Polyangiaceae bacterium genome encodes the following:
- a CDS encoding L,D-transpeptidase, with product MPRRARSKEALALAALALSAVACVRREEPPGASPEPGPSAGLVSADESQSSAPGAAAPAEAGGQEPGTPDDNLPFTPDGTKIASIAWRNWVYTDVGRDRTRYGYLRAGQVVDVRGPPIVNAGCEGGWYRVNPRGFVCVGKGATRDLQHPVVIASATRPVRGQGLPYVYAMAGEVPPLLYFRLASKGEIEKVEGDGMLARAARWREALAVNGLNKVLGEPGAPPEFLSVSRALDKPYGVERKLHFSVHAGRAAVDSGFAIARVFSHEGRVWGLTTELDIIALDRTRVVRPSAFHGVELGEGETLPVAFVEGHFAQRYKLNDAGQIAADGSYQRRAGVKLTGQTRPGGFQETRDGHWMAAEGARLVKPRDSYPSFATGTRKWIDISIREQTLVAYVGTKPVYATLVSTGRAGLGDPEKVHATVRGTFMVYQKHVTATMDGEEDKSDSYALLDVPFVQYFHKGYALHGTYWHDEFGKVRSHGCVNLSPIDSAWLFEWTDPSVPAEWHGVVNKDRGTVVLVRP from the coding sequence ATGCCCCGCCGCGCTCGGTCCAAAGAAGCTCTCGCGCTCGCCGCGCTCGCCCTCTCCGCGGTGGCGTGCGTGCGGCGCGAGGAGCCGCCCGGAGCGTCGCCCGAGCCAGGTCCCTCTGCGGGGCTGGTCAGCGCGGACGAGAGCCAGAGCAGCGCCCCGGGTGCGGCGGCGCCGGCGGAGGCGGGCGGGCAGGAGCCGGGTACGCCGGACGACAACCTGCCGTTTACGCCGGACGGGACCAAGATCGCCAGCATCGCTTGGCGCAACTGGGTCTACACCGACGTGGGCCGAGACCGCACCCGTTACGGCTACCTGCGCGCCGGGCAGGTCGTGGACGTGCGCGGACCGCCCATCGTCAACGCCGGCTGCGAGGGCGGGTGGTATCGAGTGAACCCGCGCGGCTTCGTCTGCGTGGGCAAGGGCGCCACCAGAGATCTCCAGCACCCGGTCGTGATCGCTTCGGCGACGCGGCCGGTGCGCGGCCAGGGGCTGCCCTACGTCTACGCGATGGCGGGCGAGGTGCCGCCGCTCCTCTACTTCCGCCTCGCCAGCAAGGGAGAGATCGAGAAGGTCGAGGGCGACGGAATGCTGGCGCGGGCCGCGCGCTGGCGCGAGGCGCTGGCGGTGAACGGCCTGAACAAGGTGCTGGGTGAGCCCGGCGCGCCGCCTGAGTTCCTGAGCGTGAGTCGCGCGCTGGACAAACCCTACGGCGTGGAGCGCAAGCTGCACTTCTCGGTGCACGCGGGCCGCGCGGCCGTCGACTCGGGCTTCGCCATCGCCCGGGTCTTCTCCCACGAGGGACGGGTATGGGGGCTGACCACCGAGCTCGACATCATCGCGCTCGACCGTACCCGGGTGGTGCGCCCGAGCGCCTTCCACGGCGTCGAGCTGGGCGAAGGGGAGACCTTACCGGTGGCGTTCGTCGAGGGGCACTTCGCCCAGCGCTACAAGCTGAACGACGCAGGCCAGATCGCGGCGGACGGCAGCTACCAGCGCCGCGCGGGGGTGAAGCTGACGGGTCAGACCCGGCCCGGGGGCTTCCAGGAGACGCGCGACGGCCACTGGATGGCTGCCGAAGGGGCGCGCCTCGTGAAGCCCCGGGACTCGTACCCGAGCTTCGCCACCGGCACCCGCAAGTGGATCGACATCTCCATCCGCGAGCAGACCCTGGTGGCGTACGTCGGCACGAAGCCGGTGTACGCGACGCTGGTGAGCACGGGCCGGGCGGGCCTGGGAGATCCGGAGAAGGTCCACGCCACGGTGCGCGGGACCTTCATGGTCTACCAGAAGCACGTCACCGCCACGATGGACGGTGAAGAGGACAAGAGCGACAGCTACGCGCTCCTCGACGTCCCCTTCGTGCAGTACTTCCACAAGGGCTACGCGCTGCACGGCACCTACTGGCACGACGAATTCGGCAAGGTGCGCAGCCATGGCTGCGTGAACCTGTCGCCCATCGACAGCGCCTGGCTGTTCGAGTGGACGGACCCTTCGGTGCCGGCGGAGTGGCACGGCGTGGTGAACAAGGATCGCGGCACGGTGGTGCTGGTGCGCCCTTGA
- a CDS encoding DUF4325 domain-containing protein codes for MATRKLALELLAEHPSLSSGELARAGRVSRQAAHRQLRRLVGEGALVREGGGRGARYLPPRQRAELRFSTADADAPGVYRALSSALPALGLVRGPARELLEHALIELADNAITHAASAELRVLVELGPTRVDVEVEDAGVGVFESVRRALRLASSLEALLALAKGPVACDPARHRGESLWFVAKTARRFELEANSLSLWLDEGGQSGFGVAKARPGTRARASVGLDTKQRVRDALEAVTLDHAFARTKLALRLFSVGSRLTSRAEARRVLSGLERLSEVGMDFSGVEWVSQSFADEVFRVWASAHPETRLYPTQMNDDVAFVVRRALMPPVR; via the coding sequence ATGGCCACGCGCAAGCTCGCGCTCGAGCTGCTCGCCGAGCACCCGTCGCTCAGCTCCGGCGAGCTGGCGCGCGCGGGCCGGGTGAGCCGGCAGGCAGCGCATCGACAGCTCCGGCGCCTGGTCGGCGAAGGCGCGCTGGTCCGGGAGGGCGGCGGACGTGGCGCGCGCTACCTGCCGCCGCGTCAGCGAGCGGAGCTGCGCTTCTCCACGGCCGACGCGGACGCACCCGGCGTCTACCGAGCGCTGTCCTCGGCGCTGCCCGCCCTCGGGCTCGTGCGGGGACCCGCAAGGGAGCTGCTCGAGCACGCCCTGATCGAGCTCGCCGACAACGCCATCACCCACGCGGCGAGCGCGGAGCTGCGGGTGCTGGTGGAGCTCGGTCCGACGCGCGTGGACGTCGAGGTGGAGGACGCCGGGGTCGGCGTGTTCGAGAGCGTCCGTCGCGCCCTCCGGCTGGCGTCGAGCCTGGAGGCGTTGCTCGCCCTCGCAAAGGGGCCGGTCGCCTGCGATCCCGCGCGACACCGCGGCGAGTCGCTGTGGTTCGTGGCGAAGACGGCCAGGCGCTTCGAGCTCGAGGCCAACTCCCTCTCCCTGTGGCTCGACGAGGGCGGGCAGAGCGGGTTCGGCGTCGCCAAGGCACGGCCGGGTACCCGAGCCCGCGCCAGCGTGGGCCTGGACACCAAGCAGCGGGTGCGCGACGCGCTCGAGGCGGTCACGCTCGATCACGCCTTCGCACGCACCAAGCTCGCGCTGCGCCTGTTCTCGGTCGGCTCACGCCTCACGTCGCGGGCGGAAGCGCGTCGAGTCCTCTCGGGGCTCGAGCGCCTGAGCGAGGTGGGCATGGACTTCTCCGGCGTGGAGTGGGTGAGCCAGAGCTTCGCGGACGAGGTGTTCCGCGTCTGGGCCTCGGCGCACCCGGAGACGCGGCTCTACCCGACGCAGATGAACGACGACGTCGCGTTCGTGGTGCGCCGCGCGCTAATGCCGCCGGTGCGCTGA
- a CDS encoding NUDIX hydrolase, producing the protein MPRGLWTIVKEVARHLLRRPVVGIAAAARTPDGRWLLIRRTDTGEWALPGGTLEWGERLRDAILRELDEEAGVDAAELGEVSGVYSEPGRDQRFHAVTIVVHARVAEPTRPPLNPMEIAEVRLFETAELPATLAHGMTRMLEDAVAGKPSWE; encoded by the coding sequence ATCCCCAGAGGCCTCTGGACCATCGTGAAGGAGGTGGCGCGGCACCTGCTGCGCCGCCCGGTCGTGGGCATCGCCGCGGCCGCGCGTACCCCTGATGGTCGCTGGCTCCTGATCCGCCGCACCGACACCGGCGAGTGGGCCCTGCCCGGCGGCACCCTGGAGTGGGGCGAGCGGCTGAGAGACGCCATCCTGCGCGAGCTCGACGAAGAGGCCGGCGTCGACGCGGCCGAGCTGGGGGAGGTCTCCGGGGTGTATTCGGAGCCGGGCCGCGACCAGCGCTTCCACGCGGTGACGATCGTGGTCCACGCTCGCGTGGCGGAGCCGACGCGGCCGCCGCTGAACCCGATGGAGATCGCCGAGGTTCGCCTGTTCGAGACCGCCGAGCTACCTGCGACCCTCGCCCACGGCATGACGCGCATGCTCGAGGACGCCGTCGCGGGCAAGCCGAGCTGGGAGTGA
- a CDS encoding acyl-CoA dehydrogenase family protein: MTTEIERGREALLAWEAQKPANYFSWDQNLSRVLALRLGRERLREEEARLSQAGEAVGTRLRHLAVETNHDPNLPRLERFDGLGVRHERVVFHPSYHEAGRLIWQTGVLSDYARPGNETLQMALLYLFAQVGEAGHLCPLACTAGIIKSIQQLGTEEQKKKYLPGLFERDYDKRIHASQFLTEVQGGSDVGLNAVVARAEDGGYRLYGEKWFCSVIDAQLFLMTARPEGAPAGTRGLGLFIVPRNVDGQTNRFTVRRLKQKLGTRAMASGEADFEGAWAEPIGPLDRGFKNVVSIVLNTSRLYNAVCCSGAITGAYREAATYAQHRRAFGEAIASFPLVGQALAELRAEALASISGCLRIAAQADRMLVHGASDEEKLAWRVAVNVNKYWTAVRNTQSAQRAIEVLGGNGTIETFSPVVQLYRDAMVLESWEGTHNVLVQQVLKDSARYGAHLAFQKELGEALKQVALPAEDRPLVARAEQGLAALGRGFDRLAAGEGDQRFGRVLVDQAAVLLQVVGMLEELSAEPSDAQKRAAIAVTQERFLKTELQPAGALPAALLGPPGL, from the coding sequence ATGACCACCGAGATCGAGCGCGGGCGCGAGGCACTGCTCGCGTGGGAAGCGCAGAAGCCGGCCAACTACTTCAGCTGGGACCAGAACCTGTCGCGGGTGCTGGCGTTGCGCCTCGGCAGGGAGCGTCTCCGGGAGGAAGAAGCGCGGCTCTCGCAGGCGGGAGAGGCCGTTGGGACCCGCTTGCGCCACCTGGCCGTCGAGACCAACCACGATCCGAACCTGCCTCGCCTCGAGCGCTTCGACGGGCTCGGCGTGCGGCACGAACGCGTCGTGTTCCACCCGAGCTACCACGAGGCGGGCCGCTTGATCTGGCAGACCGGCGTGCTCAGCGACTACGCGAGGCCCGGCAACGAGACCTTGCAGATGGCCCTCCTCTACCTGTTCGCTCAGGTCGGCGAAGCCGGCCACCTGTGCCCGCTCGCCTGCACCGCGGGCATCATCAAGAGCATCCAGCAGCTCGGCACCGAGGAGCAGAAGAAGAAGTACCTGCCGGGCCTGTTCGAGCGCGACTACGACAAGCGCATCCACGCCTCGCAGTTCTTGACCGAGGTGCAAGGCGGCTCCGACGTCGGATTGAACGCGGTGGTCGCGCGGGCCGAGGACGGCGGTTACCGCCTGTACGGCGAGAAGTGGTTCTGCAGCGTGATCGACGCGCAGCTGTTCCTGATGACGGCGCGCCCAGAAGGTGCACCCGCGGGCACGCGGGGCCTCGGGCTGTTCATCGTGCCGCGAAACGTGGATGGACAGACCAATCGCTTCACGGTGCGGCGACTGAAGCAGAAGCTCGGCACCCGCGCCATGGCCAGCGGCGAGGCGGATTTCGAGGGGGCATGGGCCGAGCCCATCGGCCCGCTGGACCGCGGCTTCAAGAACGTGGTCTCCATCGTGCTGAACACGTCGCGCCTGTACAACGCCGTATGCTGCTCCGGCGCCATCACCGGCGCCTACCGCGAGGCCGCGACCTACGCCCAGCACCGGCGCGCGTTCGGCGAGGCCATCGCCAGCTTCCCGCTGGTGGGCCAGGCCCTGGCGGAGCTCCGCGCCGAGGCCCTGGCGTCGATCTCCGGGTGCCTGCGCATCGCCGCGCAGGCCGACCGCATGCTGGTCCACGGCGCGAGCGACGAGGAGAAGCTCGCCTGGCGGGTGGCGGTGAACGTCAACAAGTACTGGACCGCGGTGCGCAACACGCAGTCGGCGCAGCGCGCCATCGAGGTGCTGGGCGGCAACGGCACCATCGAGACTTTCTCGCCGGTGGTGCAGCTCTACCGCGACGCGATGGTGCTCGAGAGCTGGGAGGGCACGCACAACGTGCTGGTGCAGCAGGTGCTCAAGGACTCGGCCCGCTACGGCGCTCACCTCGCCTTCCAGAAGGAGCTCGGGGAGGCGCTGAAGCAGGTGGCGCTGCCGGCGGAAGACCGCCCGCTCGTGGCGCGCGCCGAGCAAGGCCTCGCCGCGCTCGGCCGCGGCTTCGACCGGCTGGCAGCCGGCGAGGGGGATCAGCGTTTCGGACGCGTGCTGGTGGACCAGGCGGCGGTGCTGCTGCAGGTCGTCGGCATGCTCGAGGAGCTCTCGGCCGAGCCCTCCGACGCCCAGAAGCGAGCGGCAATCGCTGTCACCCAAGAGCGATTCCTGAAGACCGAGCTCCAGCCGGCGGGCGCGCTTCCCGCGGCTCTGCTGGGCCCGCCCGGGCTCTGA